In Salvia splendens isolate huo1 unplaced genomic scaffold, SspV2 ctg962, whole genome shotgun sequence, one DNA window encodes the following:
- the LOC121791905 gene encoding uncharacterized protein LOC121791905, which translates to MGTRRVGTEMQQGVEDVTYVHQGGNNRNFNNYHPIQGGGNYNHYGNKVHPNLSYGDLNNALQLPPGFQVSDGQIIEPKKDELEDVLTTFMKQTGECMKDSNKRLVQVEANLNDLNIHMKSIDNQICQISQAVRIQGQFPSQTVVNSKDCKDCKAIILRSGKSYEGPTMPAEKEKISQEEIVIEEVVEEEEPVEEVPPPKVSTVIPAPPAEVKISFPQRVQKKKLDDHFSRFLGIFRKVHVNIPLIEALQQMPKYGKFLKEVIAQKTSWGQLKDPGSFTVDCLIRGYKVENALCDLGASINLMPLSVFKQLNIGTLKPTSATLQMADRSVAYP; encoded by the exons ATGGGAACAAGGCGGGTTGGGACTGAGATGCAACAAGGAGTCGAAGATGTAACCTACGTTCACCAAGGTGGCAATAACAGAAATTTCAACAATTACCACCCCATCCAAGGAGGAGGCAATTACAACCACTATGGGAACAAGGTGCATCCCAACTTGTCCTACGGGGACCTAAATAATGCCTTGCAACTACCACCCGGATTCCAGGTATCAGATGGCCAAATCATAGAACCGAAGAAGGATGAGCTGGAAGATGTGTTAACGACTTTTATGAAACAAACGGGAGAGTGCATGAAAGACTCCAACAAAAGGCTAGTGCAGGTTGAAGCTAATTTGAATGACTTGAATATTCACATGAAGAGCATCGATAACCAGATATGCCAGATTTCACAGGCTGTGCGTATTCAGGGCCAATTCCCTTCACAAACGGTTGTAAATTCTAAAGACTGTAAGGATTGCAAAGCCATCATTCTGAGaagtggaaagagctatgaaggcccaaCCATGCCTGCAGAGAAGGAGAAAATCTCTCAAGAGGAGATAGTTATAGAAGAGGTGGTGGAAGAAGAAGAACCAGTAGAAGAGGTGCCGCCTCCCAAGGTAAGCACCGTGATACCTGCACCCCCTGCTGAGGTTAAGATCTCATTTCCACAGCGCgtgcagaagaagaaactagATGATCACTTCTCTAGGTTTCTTGGCATATTCAGAAAAGTGCACGTTAACATCCCACTGATTGAGGCACTACAGCAGATGCCGAAGTATGGGAAGTTTCTGAAGGAGGTGATAGCCCAGAAGACCAGTTGGGGGCAG CTGAAGGATCCTGGAAGTTTCACTGTCGACTGCCTCATTAGGGGCTATAAGGTGGAGAATGCTCTCTGCGATCTAGGTGCGAGTATTAATCTAATGCCACTATCAGTGTTCAAGCAACTGAACATCGGTACTTTGAAGCCCACCTCAGCCACACTACAGATGGCAGACAGATCTGTCGCGTATCCATAG